The following is a genomic window from Tripterygium wilfordii isolate XIE 37 chromosome 19, ASM1340144v1, whole genome shotgun sequence.
gttttgattcatcaatatTGCATATGTATTGACAATAGATCTATTGTCAATATTCTCCATAAATTCAACGCATGCCACATGGGTATGAGAGCACATCTATaatatagtcattcatgtatttTCAGTTAGGGAAATGTAAGCACCCActtgagaggttcaaattaatctacccagaaattGTGCAAAGTGATCCTTACGGATCAAGCGTTAGTATTTGAATTGATTGACATCTCAATTTAATACACttagtggatatatatataagagaacCGAGAGCTTAGGTAgattttggagtgtttgatagtacacaaactctcactccaacttaccgGATGTTCCATGATGGACATATTCATACATATCTCAAAGATCAATGACAGGTTTCTAATTGAAAACCTCGATGTAAGAATCACGCATGCATAGTTCAGGTAATGTCAAACGAACAATGGATAGatatattattcctagtcatagggctttacggtaaaaaataatatttcgaGAATCTAGATATGTATGTCCTCTGGAGTCCCCTTGATAGTGTTACTTTAGTCTCTCATCCTATTAAAAGAAGATCGACAAAAATCTTGAAAGTCATTTTGACTATGATGGGAATCTCAACTCTCAAGGATGGATATTATATTACAAATAGACTTATGAATATTGGTTTACCAATGAAAACCCAAGAGTAAAATTACTTTTGTAAAGATATACCAATTTCTTGTAGCAAATATTTACTTTGAAAAATTAAGTTGcgtgatttttaattttagatTGTAAGTTAAACCCGCGGTTAAACGTTGATCCATGCGAGTTAAAAGGTTTACGGGCTGCACTGCTTTTATATTAAACTGGTCATATTCTCTTTAATATTCTTCCAATGTGGGACAAAGAAAAACCACCAAAGAACTGACACCTGTCATTTATTTGAAAAGTGGGTCTCATATCAACTTTACTAGTTCTCTCtgttttctatgcatttttattatttttttaattctttgtgAATTGTCATGTGTGGGTCCATGACAAAAAATTACACTTTTATATACTTTTCGTCTTTTacccttttattatttttatggaCTTTTTTTATAACTAATTTAATTTCAAGATTACTATTATACTTTGAGATATATTATTATAGTTCTTTCTAGTCTTAcattatttagttatttttgttGATCTATTTGTTATTTGGTATAAAAGTAACACAATCATATATGATTAATTCAAAATTTCTATTTATTatgctattattattatttataaataaattaaattatataaataaataaacggtTCAATCCTTGACCCTTCGAATCAACCGGTTGAACCTTCTAAAATTATTGTCGAGGGTTGATTCTGATAACACTGCGGCCAAGAGACCTTTGTACTGCAATCCAACGTGGCCACACAATAAGCAGCCCCTCCTCCCTCTCTCCTTTTCCCCACAAGTACAAGTTATCACCTACGGTCCTAACgttagagcatctgcatcagtttctcttaacagattccctaaaatacagacaaaaatgtcactttcccctattttacagattccctatccaatcaacactgcatcagattacctatcatattctctattgcattaaaataatatttatttctctttcctttatttattctattcatataaactacttctatttaaaataataaattaattacatttaaaacaatatattaattaaaataataaattaatgttattaaaaattagaaaaaaaattgaggagagagaaagaagagagagaaaaagtgaggagagaaagaggagagagaaagaagagagagaaagaagagagagaaagaaaggagtgaggagagagaggagggaaaaaatgaggagagaggaaaaaataaagtagtaaaaaatattattttatgtttagggaagtgaatagtggttctctagatgtagggaactactgttcatattctgtaaaatagggaacctctaggtaatctgatgcagagctctattttgacaaaatctctaaattttacagacagactcatgtttaggtaatctgatgtggatgctcttatgcTTGTTTATAGAGCTGAAGAGTAAGAACCGAGGTGACATCTGGTTTTATCAATCCCGCTCTCCTCCTCTTCATGTTGTATAACGACAAGTGTTAGCGTCTCTCATTGGAAGATTATTTTGACATTATCAATATGGTTATCAAATGAACTGTAATTATAATGAAAACAACGGAAATAAATGTATGGATTAATATATGCTCTCTAAAGTAAAAAACTatcattaaagaaaaagaaagggtcCACATTATTCTATAGAATCAATTCAAAAAATATAGTTAAAAGCAACACGTCAAATCTAATATACCTCCAGAATTCTGACTAGCCATGAAATTCTTAAAAATAACATACAACTGGTGACTTCCAATTTCACAAACCACAACTCCATATTGAAatactaagaaaaaaaaaaaaaattattaaggcAGCAAAAATTGATACTGCCCAACATAATCCTCTATAAGTTAAAATACGTCCATGGAAAGAGATAATTTTTGATACCTTACAGCTTGTCCTCGAACTCTGAGAGAGGGGTCATCTGCTCCTTCAATCCCTTCCTCTTACGGATATCATGAACAAGAGTTCCAGCCTGTGATGTGGGATCCATTGGATCTGACATCATCATATCCCAATGATCAAATACACACTGAGGGAAAGCCTGACCCGAGGTTGCAGCCCTCAAAGTGCCAGAGAAACCAAACGACTCTACCACAGGAAGGTAAGCCTTGATGTTATAGAGTGGGGTTCCAGGCCTCTGCATTTCTTCAAAGACATGACCACGTTTCTGGTTAAGAACACTGTAAATACCACCAAGAGCCTGTTCTGGGGCCTGGATCTCAACCAGATAGACAGGCTCAAGCAGCCTGGGCTTGGCAGTTAGCTGGGAAGCATAAATAACTCTCCTGGCAGTTGGAATGACCTGACCACCACCTCTGTGGATAGCATCAGCGTGAAGAACAACATCACAGACTTCAAAACAGATACCCCTCATATTCTCCTCAGCCAATGCACCTTCCTTAGATGCCCACTGGAAGCCGGCAACAACAGAGTCCTTAATTTCATTCAGATACTGAACCCCCTTACACATATCAACCACCATGTTCGGGCCAGTTGTCTCAGGTCCAAAACACCAAATTTTCTTGGCAAGATCCTTGTCCCACCCAAACTCCTCAGACAATATCTTAGAACGAACCTTGGGATCATCACGTGGACCAATACGGCCGTCATCAATTGCCTCAGCAAGACCCTCCTCTAAGGGACGTGCTTCCATGTAGAGACGATTATGCTTGTTAGGGGATTTGCTCATCACAGTGCGGATGGACTTCTCGAGCACTGTTTCACGGAATGACACAACAGGATCAGACTTGATAATCTCAGCACCACCCATGAAATCATCCTGCAGATCCTTCAAACAGATCTCAAGATGGAGCTCTCCTGCACCAGCAATAATGTGCTCTCCAGACTCTTCAATGCTACAAACAACCATAGGATCTGACTTGGCCAAACGTTTCAAACCTTCAACAAGCTTAGGAAGGTCAGAAGCAACCTTGCACTGAACAGCGACACGAACGACCGGTGAAACAGAGAACTTCATAGCACGGATTGGGTGAGCATCAACTTCCTTCTCATTTGTCAAGGTAGCATTCTTGGTAATAAACTGATCCAAGCCAACCAGTGCCACTGTGTTACCACACGGAACATCTTCAACAGTTTCTTGTCTCTTGCCCATCCAGATAACAGTTCTCTGCACATTCTTAACATACAAGTCTTTCTTCTCACCAGGGACGTAGTTTGGACCCATGATCCGAACTTTCACACCTGTCGAAACCTTTCCAGCGAATACACGACCAAAAGCAAAGAATCTACCTTTGTCAGAAGCAGGAATCATCTTTGATACATAAAGCATGAGTGGACCGTCGGGGTCACAATTCCTAATAGCATTGGCATACTGATCATCCATGGGACCCTCGTACAAGTTTTCAACACGGTACTTTTGAGCCGTGGCAGGAGAGGGAAGGTGAAATATCATCATTTCCAGTAGGGCATTACTTGCTGGGAGCCAGGTTTGCATGACACGCTTCATCAGTGCCTTCCCCATCAAGTCCTTCTCATCAGACTTCATGGTAACACCAAGCTTCTGCAACATAGGCCAAAGCTTCTCTTTCTGGTCGTTCATGCAAGTGTTGATAATCTGCTTGATGGGTTCATAGCAGAACTGTACAAAACCACGCTTGCAAGTAGGAGAGCCAGAGTTCTTGCTGGTCCACTTTTTCGTTGCTGGGTCAAAGTAGTTCTCACCCCAAAGCCTTTCCATCATCTTTGCCTCATCAACACCAAACTTGGATGCATACATCTTGGCGAAGTTGGTTAGAGTAAAAGCCCAACCATGCAATCCAGCAGAGAAAGCAACTGTTCCTTTCTCAGGGTAGACCTGAACATCACCAAGAAGTGGATCTTCATAAGTAGCCATGATGACATTCGCATTCTCAATTACCCTCTGGAAAGTTTGGTAAGCCTCCTCTCCATCAACCTGCAGCTCAAGAAAACACCTGTCCATCTTGTTTACGGTCAAGACAGGCCTGATCCTTTCACCAAGGGCCTGCCGGAGAACAGTTTCTGTCTGGACACAAACCCCCTCAATACAATCAACCACCACAAGTGCACCATCAGTGATACGAAGTGCGGCTGTGACTTCAGATGAGAAGTCCACGTGCCCAGGAGAGTCGATGAGATTGATGAGGTACTCATTGCCTTGTCTTTCCCCCTTGTAGCTCTTCAACGAATCATCACTCATCTCATAGTAAAGAGATATACCAGTTGACTTAATTGTAATGCCGCGCTCAGCCTCATCCGCTCGGGTGTCAGTCATACGTACATCACCGGCAACTTCTTGAGCAATGA
Proteins encoded in this region:
- the LOC119985756 gene encoding elongation factor 2, producing MVKFTADELRRIMDLKHNIRNMSVIAHVDHGKSTLTDSLVAAAGIIAQEVAGDVRMTDTRADEAERGITIKSTGISLYYEMSDDSLKSYKGERQGNEYLINLIDSPGHVDFSSEVTAALRITDGALVVVDCIEGVCVQTETVLRQALGERIRPVLTVNKMDRCFLELQVDGEEAYQTFQRVIENANVIMATYEDPLLGDVQVYPEKGTVAFSAGLHGWAFTLTNFAKMYASKFGVDEAKMMERLWGENYFDPATKKWTSKNSGSPTCKRGFVQFCYEPIKQIINTCMNDQKEKLWPMLQKLGVTMKSDEKDLMGKALMKRVMQTWLPASNALLEMMIFHLPSPATAQKYRVENLYEGPMDDQYANAIRNCDPDGPLMLYVSKMIPASDKGRFFAFGRVFAGKVSTGVKVRIMGPNYVPGEKKDLYVKNVQRTVIWMGKRQETVEDVPCGNTVALVGLDQFITKNATLTNEKEVDAHPIRAMKFSVSPVVRVAVQCKVASDLPKLVEGLKRLAKSDPMVVCSIEESGEHIIAGAGELHLEICLKDLQDDFMGGAEIIKSDPVVSFRETVLEKSIRTVMSKSPNKHNRLYMEARPLEEGLAEAIDDGRIGPRDDPKVRSKILSEEFGWDKDLAKKIWCFGPETTGPNMVVDMCKGVQYLNEIKDSVVAGFQWASKEGALAEENMRGICFEVCDVVLHADAIHRGGGQVIPTARRVIYASQLTAKPRLLEPVYLVEIQAPEQALGGIYSVLNQKRGHVFEEMQRPGTPLYNIKAYLPVVESFGFSGTLRAATSGQAFPQCVFDHWDMMMSDPMDPTSQAGTLVHDIRKRKGLKEQMTPLSEFEDKL